A window from Sebastes fasciatus isolate fSebFas1 chromosome 22, fSebFas1.pri, whole genome shotgun sequence encodes these proteins:
- the alox12 gene encoding arachidonate 12-lipoxygenase, 12S-type, producing MEVYTVTVATGKSEYSGTNNYIYVTLVGENGESERTVLDNPGLDFCRGAVDQYKVTSPSPLGPLLLVRLEKQRYWLEDNWFCSYVTVEPPGGDKALTFPCYRWLIGNVKVEIREGTAKTLKDESLPQLLAHRKTELQERQTTYRWVTWAPGVPRCIDAETEEDLPQDVRFDNEKRSDFEHSLQYALLELSLKKLAIRFGKSWSDLDDFKRIFWKLRSPIAEYCMDHWKEDWFFGYQCMNGSNPRMIQRCKKLPENFPVVADMVQSSMAPRTNLDKELKAGNIYLLDFAIMDGIPTNTIRGKLQYIAAPLCLLYQHPDDGLIPIAIQLDQTPGLDTPIFLPKDPPLAWLSAKMWVRHSEFQVFQVLSHLLRTHLVVEVFCVATLRQLPAVHPIYKLLAPHLRYTLEINVRGRTQLISPNGIFKRVVSTGGDGLLILAQREYKVLTYRSLQPNNDFNDRGVSQLPNYFYREHGLMVWEAILSFVSGMVNLYYQSDRDVQEDLELQAWIRDIAQEGFTELPNFGLPSKLSTREELSTLLSVSIFTSTAQHAATNNGQFDWCAWVPNTPCTMRHPPPTDKDAVTMEMIMDTLPDVSQSCVQMAITWHLGRAQPDAIPLGQYTEEHFTEGQAQELIDRFRAELKEIEGHIMSQNEGLELPYLFLLPSRIENSITI from the exons ATGGAAGTCTACACGGTAACCGTAGCAACGGGTAAATCCGAGTATTCGGGCACCAACAACTACATCTATGTGACCCTGGTGGGGGAGAACGGGGAAAGTGAACGCACCGTGCTGGACAACCCTGGACTGGACTTCTGTCGAGGagca GTGGACCAGTACAAGGTGACCAGCCCTTCACCTTTAGGCCCCCTGCTACTGGTCAGACTGGAGAAACAGAGGTACTGGTTGGAAGATAACTGGTTCTGTAGCTACGTAACGGTGGAGCCTCCAGGCGGAGACAAAGCGCTGACTTTCCCGTGTTACCGCTGGCTTATAGGAAACGTCAAGGTGGAGATAAGAGAGGGAACAG CGAAGACACTGAAGGACGAGTCCTTACCTCAGCTGCTGGCACACCGGAAGACGGAGCTGCAGGAGAGACAGACGACCTACAG atGGGTAACGTGGGCTCCAGGGGTCCCCAGATGCATCGACGCTGAAACAGAGGAAGATTTACCCCAAGACGTCCGCTTTGACAACGAGAAGAGGAGCGACTTTGAACATTCATTACAATATGC CTTGCTGGAGTTGTCCCTGAAGAAGCTGGCCATCCGGTTTGGGAAGTCCTGGAGCGACCTGGACGATTTCAAACGGATCTTCTGGAAGCTGCGAAGCCCCATAGCTG AGTACTGTATGGATCACTGGAAGGAGGACTGGTTCTTTGGCTACCAGTGCATGAATGGCTCCAACCCGAGAATGATCCAGAGGTGCAAGAAGCTGCCGGAGAACTTCCCGGTCGTAGCAGACATGGTGCAGAGCTCCATGGCTCCCAGGACCAACCTGGACAAAGAGCTCAAG GCAGGGAATATCTACCTGTTAGACTTCGCCATCATGGATGGGATTCCCACCAACACCATCAGGGGTAAACTTCAGTACATCGCCGCTCCGCTCTGTCTCCTGTACCAACACCCAGACGACGGACTCATACCTATCGCTATACAG CTGGACCAGACTCCGGGACTGGACACGCCGATCTTCCTGCCCAAAGACCCGCCCCTGGCCTGGCTGTCGGCTAAGATGTGGGTGCGTCACTCTGAGTTCCAGGTGTTCCAGGTGCTGTCTCACCTGCTCAGGACTCACCTGGTGGTCGAGGTGTTCTGTGTGGCTACTCTGAGACAGCTTCCTGCTGTGCACCCTATATATAAG ctgctggccCCTCATCTGCGCTACACTCTAGAGATCAACGTTAGGGGGCGCACTCAGCTCATCTCGCCGAATGGCATCTTCAAAAGG GTCGTGTCTACGGGTGGTGACGGCCTGTTGATTCTGGCTCAGAGGGAGTACAAGGTGCTGACCTACCGATCCCTCCAGCCCAACAATGACTTCAATGACAGAGGAGTTTCACAGCTCCCCAACTATTTCTACAGAGAACACGGTCTGATGGTGTGGGAGGCCATTCTCAG CTTTGTCTCAGGTATGGTGAACCTGTACTACCAGTCGGACCGTGATGTGCAAGAGGACCTGGAGCTCCAAGCCTGGATCAGAGACATTGCACAGGAAGGCTTCACAGAGCTCCCCAACTTTG GTCTGCCCAGTAAGCTCAGCACCAGAGAGGAACTGTCCACACTGCTGTCGGTGTCCATCTTCACCAGTACAGCCCAGCATGCTGCTACCAACAACGGACAG tttgacTGGTGCGCCTGGGTCCCCAACACCCCGTGCACCATGAGACACCCACCACCAACAGACAAGGAtgctgttaccatggagatgATCATGGACACCCTCCCTGATGTCAGCCAGTCCTGTGTGCAGATGGCTATCACGTGGCATCTGGGACGAGCACAACCGGACGCA